Proteins encoded within one genomic window of Bacillus thuringiensis:
- a CDS encoding GNAT family N-acetyltransferase — protein sequence MFPILKTDRLILRELTEEDAPSILKCFSNTDVLRYYGQKPLQDIDQVKQIIHNFKLSYNARSGIKWGIELKNKKELIGTIGFHDWSSEHKRANLSYAFLPEHWGKGYATEAVSEVISYGFHTIHLKRIGAIVFLENEASNKILLKLGFEKEGVLKNYMYQDDIPYDTNFYSLLKSV from the coding sequence ATGTTTCCTATATTGAAAACCGACCGACTCATTTTAAGAGAACTTACCGAAGAAGATGCACCAAGTATACTAAAATGCTTTTCTAATACTGACGTACTGCGCTATTATGGCCAAAAACCATTACAGGATATTGATCAAGTGAAACAAATCATTCATAACTTTAAGTTGAGTTACAATGCAAGAAGCGGTATAAAATGGGGAATCGAATTAAAAAACAAGAAAGAACTCATTGGAACAATTGGTTTTCACGATTGGTCTTCTGAGCATAAACGGGCCAATTTAAGTTATGCCTTTTTACCTGAACACTGGGGAAAAGGATATGCAACTGAAGCTGTTTCTGAAGTTATATCATACGGTTTCCATACCATTCATTTAAAGCGTATTGGGGCCATTGTATTTCTTGAAAATGAGGCTTCCAATAAAATTCTATTAAAATTAGGTTTTGAAAAAGAAGGAGTTCTAAAAAATTATATGTATCAAGATGATATTCCCTATGATACGAATTTTTATTCGTTGTTAAAATCGGTTTAA
- a CDS encoding response regulator transcription factor, producing MEKNSILIVDDDQDIVRFVKANLMQEGFKVFSAHNGEESLEIINNNSIQLAILDIMMPQMDGIELCRRIRVKHSLPIMFLSAKSSDVDKVVGFSTGADDYIVKPFSTIELIARVKAQLRRYTYFNQNAVQVIEKKINIRGLEIDELSRTVMLYGETINLTKTEYDILFLMAAAKNRVFTIEEIYESVWKERAYESSNTVMVHIARLRNKIEEDPKEPKFIQNVWGVGYKIED from the coding sequence ATGGAGAAAAATTCAATTTTAATTGTAGATGATGATCAAGATATTGTTCGATTTGTTAAAGCGAATTTAATGCAAGAAGGTTTTAAAGTTTTTAGTGCTCATAACGGAGAAGAGTCTTTAGAAATAATAAATAATAACAGTATTCAACTTGCTATTTTGGATATTATGATGCCACAAATGGATGGGATAGAATTGTGTAGAAGAATTAGAGTGAAACATAGTTTGCCAATTATGTTTTTAAGTGCAAAATCATCGGACGTAGATAAAGTCGTCGGATTTAGTACAGGAGCAGATGATTATATTGTGAAGCCGTTCAGTACAATTGAATTAATTGCAAGAGTGAAGGCTCAATTAAGAAGGTATACATATTTCAATCAAAATGCTGTCCAAGTAATAGAAAAGAAAATAAATATTAGAGGTTTAGAAATAGATGAACTGTCGAGAACAGTAATGTTATATGGAGAAACAATCAATCTTACGAAAACTGAATATGATATTTTGTTCTTAATGGCAGCTGCAAAGAATCGTGTATTTACAATTGAAGAAATATATGAGAGCGTTTGGAAAGAAAGGGCCTATGAAAGCAGTAATACAGTAATGGTTCATATCGCAAGATTAAGAAATAAAATTGAAGAGGATCCAAAAGAACCGAAGTTTATTCAAAATGTTTGGGGAGTCGGATATAAAATTGAAGATTAA
- a CDS encoding HAMP domain-containing sensor histidine kinase, which translates to MKIKSLQGIRAKFFIAFICSILLATVSIIVFQILIGNVYSHANSLEEKYSFLYFIVFLIFTTTYFACMTKTVMKRLSEINKNVKEISNGNFEVHIPISKNDEIGELAKNVNRMAKSLKESIENEKKSQEMKNEMISNISHDLRTPVTSLIGYADLLGNKLHANGEECEQYVSILKRKSYELKNQVDDLLEYCQINYREIELHKSVVHMKAFIEQIMIDFVPQLDDADMSFCIKGHKELHVEMDVALMVRLFENVISNSIMYGKDGKEIFIQVSKRDMNVEIEIKNFGQCIPNKNLPYVFEKFYRGEKSRSSYTGGKGMGLAIAKSIAELHKGDITVRSNEKETVFTIVLPHYKEL; encoded by the coding sequence TTGAAGATTAAATCATTACAAGGCATTAGAGCTAAGTTTTTTATCGCATTCATATGTAGCATCTTGTTAGCAACTGTAAGTATAATAGTGTTTCAAATTTTAATTGGAAATGTATATAGTCACGCTAATTCGTTAGAAGAAAAATATTCATTTTTATATTTTATAGTTTTTTTGATTTTTACTACGACATACTTTGCATGTATGACAAAAACAGTGATGAAAAGACTGTCTGAAATTAATAAGAACGTGAAGGAAATAAGTAATGGTAATTTTGAAGTACATATACCTATTTCAAAAAATGACGAGATTGGTGAATTAGCGAAGAATGTAAATAGAATGGCCAAAAGTTTAAAAGAGTCTATCGAGAATGAAAAAAAATCACAGGAAATGAAAAATGAAATGATTAGTAATATTTCGCATGACTTACGAACACCTGTAACATCTCTAATCGGTTACGCGGACTTGTTAGGAAATAAACTGCATGCAAATGGAGAAGAATGTGAACAGTATGTAAGCATATTAAAGCGAAAAAGTTATGAATTAAAAAATCAAGTAGATGATTTATTAGAATACTGTCAAATAAATTATAGAGAGATCGAATTACATAAGAGTGTAGTACATATGAAAGCGTTCATCGAACAAATCATGATTGATTTTGTACCACAACTAGATGATGCCGATATGAGCTTTTGTATTAAAGGTCATAAGGAGTTACATGTGGAAATGGATGTAGCGCTTATGGTGAGGTTATTCGAAAATGTAATTAGTAATAGTATTATGTACGGGAAAGATGGAAAGGAGATTTTTATTCAAGTTTCTAAAAGAGATATGAATGTTGAAATAGAAATTAAAAATTTTGGACAATGTATTCCGAATAAGAACCTTCCTTACGTTTTTGAGAAGTTTTATCGTGGTGAAAAATCACGTAGCTCTTATACGGGTGGAAAAGGAATGGGGCTTGCAATTGCGAAAAGTATAGCAGAGCTTCATAAAGGGGATATCACTGTGCGCAGTAACGAGAAAGAAACTGTTTTCACCATCGTTTTACCACATTATAAAGAATTGTAA
- a CDS encoding M23 family metallopeptidase, producing the protein MWKKDVLVILVVFLITSWSVVYLMDGVISVVFWWSIQAFSLVSIFILIASVLLFVWKGIFRKRIDRTLLFIVLFSIIGAWPLGWFANIGGLAYPADVQSMTPKVVVRFPLNERALVGWGGDRLETNYHVIKPNERWAYDILIPPAEVKSSKLEEYGIYGTDVLAPVSGTVVSINNDEKDLVPGSDDFQSMAGNHIYLRLDETGTFLILAHLKKGSIKVREGQRVNEGEFLAQVGNSGSSSEPHLHIHHQRQNPSKVSMFLAEGLPLYFQTEKGAIMPERGTYIRGN; encoded by the coding sequence ATGTGGAAGAAAGACGTATTAGTAATTTTAGTAGTTTTTTTAATTACAAGTTGGAGTGTAGTTTATTTAATGGATGGTGTTATATCAGTCGTTTTTTGGTGGAGTATACAAGCGTTTAGCTTAGTATCAATCTTTATTTTGATAGCGTCAGTATTACTATTTGTGTGGAAAGGCATTTTCAGAAAGCGAATAGATAGAACACTACTCTTCATAGTTCTTTTCTCTATAATAGGGGCTTGGCCCTTAGGATGGTTCGCTAACATAGGCGGACTTGCTTACCCAGCAGATGTACAGTCTATGACTCCTAAAGTAGTCGTTCGCTTTCCTTTGAATGAACGAGCACTAGTAGGCTGGGGTGGTGATCGGTTAGAAACGAACTATCATGTTATAAAACCGAATGAACGATGGGCATATGATATTCTTATCCCGCCTGCTGAAGTGAAAAGTAGTAAGTTAGAGGAGTATGGGATATACGGTACAGATGTACTGGCACCAGTTTCTGGAACAGTTGTATCAATTAATAATGATGAAAAAGATTTAGTTCCAGGATCGGATGATTTTCAGTCAATGGCGGGAAATCATATTTATTTACGACTAGATGAAACAGGGACATTTTTGATTCTTGCCCATTTAAAGAAGGGGTCAATTAAAGTGAGGGAAGGACAACGTGTGAATGAAGGAGAGTTTCTTGCTCAAGTCGGTAACTCAGGAAGTTCAAGTGAGCCCCATTTACATATTCATCATCAAAGGCAGAATCCATCAAAGGTAAGTATGTTTTTAGCGGAAGGACTGCCACTGTACTTTCAAACTGAAAAAGGTGCGATAATGCCGGAAAGAGGCACATATATAAGAGGTAATTAG
- a CDS encoding Nramp family divalent metal transporter — MNKDISKDEQVPSQSATVQSAHLALSGQTKGLKRLLPFLGPAFIASVAYIDPGNFATNIAAGSQYGYLLLWVILASNLMAVLIQTLSAKLGIATGKNLPEIARENFPKPVSIGLWIQGELVIMATDLAEFIGAALGLYLLFGIPMLPAALITAAGSFIILEFQRRGFRPLEAIITGMIFIVVIAFGVQVFYAKPELSPLLSGLFIPKFQGVDSILLAAGILGATVMPHAIYLHSALTQRRVVGTNDEQKKKIFRFEFIDIIIAMVIAGAINASMLIVAAALFFKNGLHVEDLDVAFNQFSNLVGPASAALFGIGLLSAGLSSSSVGTMSGDIIMQGFIRMHIPLYLRRFITMIPPLVIIALGVNPTYALVMSQVVLSFGIAFALVPLIMFTSSKKIMGALVNHRITTFIAWIIAVLVIILNIFLLYQTFVG, encoded by the coding sequence ATGAATAAAGATATATCAAAAGATGAACAAGTCCCTTCTCAAAGTGCAACTGTTCAATCAGCGCATTTAGCATTAAGCGGACAAACGAAAGGCTTAAAAAGACTATTACCATTCTTAGGTCCTGCTTTTATCGCTTCAGTCGCTTATATTGACCCTGGCAATTTCGCGACAAATATTGCCGCTGGATCACAATATGGATATTTATTACTCTGGGTAATTCTTGCTTCTAATTTAATGGCTGTATTAATCCAAACTTTATCCGCTAAATTAGGAATTGCTACAGGTAAAAATCTTCCTGAAATCGCTCGAGAAAACTTCCCAAAACCTGTTTCCATCGGTTTATGGATTCAAGGGGAGCTCGTTATTATGGCGACAGATTTAGCTGAATTTATTGGAGCGGCACTCGGATTGTACTTATTATTCGGGATTCCAATGTTACCAGCCGCTTTAATAACAGCTGCCGGATCATTTATTATTCTTGAATTTCAACGCAGAGGTTTCCGTCCATTAGAAGCTATTATAACAGGGATGATTTTTATCGTTGTTATCGCTTTTGGTGTACAAGTTTTCTACGCAAAACCGGAATTAAGCCCTTTACTTTCAGGACTATTTATTCCAAAATTCCAAGGCGTGGATAGTATCTTATTAGCAGCTGGTATTTTAGGCGCGACAGTTATGCCACATGCAATATATTTACATTCCGCTTTAACACAGCGCCGAGTAGTCGGAACAAATGATGAACAAAAGAAAAAGATTTTCCGCTTTGAGTTTATTGATATCATTATCGCAATGGTTATCGCTGGAGCAATTAATGCAAGCATGTTAATTGTTGCTGCTGCACTATTCTTTAAAAACGGCTTGCATGTTGAAGATCTTGATGTTGCTTTTAATCAATTTAGCAACTTAGTCGGTCCTGCATCCGCTGCTTTATTTGGAATCGGACTTTTATCAGCAGGTTTATCTAGCTCCTCAGTCGGTACAATGTCTGGTGACATTATCATGCAAGGATTCATTCGAATGCATATTCCGTTATACTTACGCCGATTTATTACAATGATTCCACCATTAGTTATTATCGCTTTAGGTGTAAATCCAACTTACGCTCTAGTCATGAGCCAAGTCGTCTTATCATTCGGTATTGCTTTTGCATTAGTACCACTTATTATGTTTACAAGTAGTAAAAAAATTATGGGTGCACTCGTTAATCACCGCATAACTACCTTTATCGCTTGGATCATTGCTGTACTTGTTATCATTTTAAATATTTTCTTACTGTATCAAACATTTGTAGGGTAA
- a CDS encoding rhodanese-related sulfurtransferase, protein MATTKPYRVLLYYMYTTIENPEEFAAEHLEFCNSLELKGRILVAKEGINGTCSGTVEQTEKYMEAMNNDPRFDGIVFKIDEEEGHAFKKMHVRPRPELVTLRLEDDINPHEITGKYLEPKDFYEAMKQEDTVIIDARNDYEFDLGHFKGAIKPDIESFRELPDWIRENKETLEGKKILTYCTGGIRCEKFSGWLVREGYEDVSQLHGGIVTYGKDPEVQGELWDGQCYVFDERISVPVNQKEHVIVGKDHFSGEPCERYVNCANPECNKKILCSEENEAKYLRACSHECRVSPRNRYVIQHELTEEQVAAALEKIEAGK, encoded by the coding sequence TTGGCAACTACAAAACCATACAGAGTATTACTATATTACATGTACACAACAATTGAAAACCCAGAAGAATTTGCGGCAGAGCATTTAGAATTTTGTAATTCACTTGAGTTAAAAGGAAGAATCCTTGTAGCTAAAGAAGGTATTAACGGAACTTGTTCTGGTACTGTAGAACAAACAGAAAAATACATGGAAGCAATGAACAACGATCCACGTTTTGACGGTATCGTATTTAAAATAGATGAAGAAGAAGGGCACGCATTTAAGAAAATGCACGTACGTCCTCGCCCAGAGTTAGTTACACTTCGTCTAGAAGATGACATTAATCCACACGAAATAACTGGGAAGTATTTAGAGCCAAAAGATTTTTATGAAGCAATGAAACAAGAAGATACAGTTATCATTGATGCACGAAATGATTATGAGTTTGATTTAGGACACTTTAAAGGTGCGATTAAACCGGATATTGAATCATTCCGTGAATTACCAGACTGGATTAGAGAAAATAAAGAAACACTCGAAGGTAAAAAGATTTTAACGTATTGCACAGGCGGAATTCGTTGTGAGAAGTTTTCTGGTTGGTTAGTTCGTGAAGGTTACGAAGATGTAAGTCAGCTTCACGGCGGTATTGTAACGTACGGAAAAGACCCAGAAGTACAAGGTGAGCTTTGGGATGGACAATGTTACGTGTTCGATGAGCGTATCTCTGTACCAGTAAACCAAAAAGAACATGTTATCGTAGGTAAAGACCACTTTTCAGGTGAACCTTGTGAGCGCTATGTAAACTGTGCAAATCCAGAATGTAATAAGAAAATTTTATGTTCTGAAGAAAACGAAGCGAAATATTTACGTGCATGTTCTCATGAATGCCGTGTAAGCCCACGTAACCGCTACGTAATACAACATGAATTAACTGAAGAACAAGTAGCTGCTGCGTTAGAGAAGATCGAAGCAGGGAAGTAA